A window of Cryptomeria japonica chromosome 3, Sugi_1.0, whole genome shotgun sequence contains these coding sequences:
- the LOC131027422 gene encoding uncharacterized protein LOC131027422, translating to MVLKLDISKAYDKVNWNFLFKVLKTMGFGDKLIKLIGECISTVTYFVLLNGSPLENFRASRGLRQGDPLSPYLFIILAEVLDSNFNSMVNKGALLGIKPASMVPPNVLQQFVDDTILFGISSVLEATGGLVAGGGVIRTQLGALVATYVGNLNEHSSNQVEEMALAWGIYLAVTMGIRIMDIGGDSKLIIDVVKGRNRLNWTIEGTIRDTLRLIFGLDLFKIVHVYREGNRVANALVGLPDHVNFLLQEEKYKIPIND from the exons ATGGTTCTCAAGCTTgatatctctaaggcttatgataaagtcaaCTGGAACTTTCTCTTCAAAGTTCTGAAGACTATGGGGTTTGGAGATAAACTCATTaaacttattggggaatgcatatctACGGTCACctactttgtgcttctcaatgggaGCCCCCTAGAGAATTTCAGGGCCTCCAGAGGTCTacgacaaggggatcctctctccccttaccttttcatcatccttgctGAAGTGTTGGATTCTAATTTTAACTCCATGGTTAACAAAGGAGCTCTCCTAGGCATCAAACCTGCCTCTATGGTGCCTCCTAATGTTCTGCAGCAGTTTGTCGATGACACTATTCTCTTTGGTATCTCCTCTGTGTTGGAAGCTACG GGGGGTCTGGTTGCTGGTGGAGGGGTTATTAGAACCCAATTGGGGGCCCTTGTTGCTACTTATGTGGGCAACCTGAATGAGCATTCCTCTAATCAGGTTGAAGAAATGGCCTTAGCCTGGGGAATTTATCTCGCCGTCACCATGGGAATTAGGATTATGGACATTGGGGGTGACTCTaagctcatcattgatgttgtcaaagggcggAATAGGCTCAATTGGaccattgagggaaccatcagggacaccctGAGGCTCATCTTCGGGCTTGATTTGTTCAAAATTGTACATGTCTACAGGGAAGGCAATAGAGTGGCAAATGCCTTGGTGGGCCTCccagaccatgttaacttccttcttcaGGAAGAGAAATATAAAATTCCTATCAATGATTGA